From Flavipsychrobacter sp., a single genomic window includes:
- the aat gene encoding leucyl/phenylalanyl-tRNA--protein transferase, whose translation MQLQVLDDTLWFPPVEQALPDGLLAIGGDLSTERLLLAYRNGIFPWFDDDVPLWWSPDPRFVLYPEELKVSKSMKQLLKKEAFCFKTNTNFEQVITNCQQQPRKDQDGTWITNDIVTAYVKLHQLGYAHSAEAWQGNTLVGGLYGIRMGDAFFGESMFSHQSNASKYAFIKYVQLLKEEGVQLIDCQVHTSHLESLGARMIPRASFISQISELINL comes from the coding sequence ATGCAATTGCAGGTACTCGACGATACACTTTGGTTTCCCCCTGTAGAACAAGCCTTACCTGACGGCTTACTAGCTATAGGAGGAGATTTGAGTACAGAGCGTTTATTATTAGCTTATCGTAATGGTATTTTCCCTTGGTTTGATGATGATGTACCCCTATGGTGGAGCCCAGACCCACGCTTTGTTCTATACCCCGAAGAGCTAAAGGTGAGCAAAAGCATGAAGCAACTTTTAAAAAAAGAAGCTTTCTGCTTTAAAACCAACACTAATTTTGAGCAAGTAATCACTAACTGCCAACAACAGCCACGCAAAGACCAAGATGGCACATGGATAACGAATGACATCGTTACCGCTTATGTAAAACTACATCAACTTGGCTACGCTCATAGTGCCGAAGCATGGCAGGGCAATACACTTGTAGGAGGTCTTTATGGTATAAGAATGGGCGATGCTTTTTTTGGGGAAAGCATGTTTAGCCACCAAAGCAATGCTAGCAAGTATGCATTTATAAAATACGTACAGCTATTAAAAGAAGAAGGTGTGCAACTGATAGATTGTCAGGTACACACCTCTCATTTAGAAAGTCTTGGAGCGAGAATGATACCCCGCGCAAGTTTTATTAGTCAGATTTCAGAATTGATAAACCTGTAG
- a CDS encoding Tex family protein, protein MIEFAKQVAEKVNIRETQVSAVLQLLNEGATIPFIARYRKDTTGALDEVQIQGIQDEAKFQKEFSDRKAFIEKTITEQEKMTEELQAKIDAATTLAELEDIYLPYKPKRKTKAQTARENGLEPLANILLDQGEINPNSEAEGFITEQVKDVEEALKGARDIIAEIVNEDAEVRAKMRQLFETKAEVISSVLKEKEEEGAKYKDYFEFSEPVSKIPSHRMLAVMRGFMEGVLRMSIAPNEDDALEIIEKQYVKANNDAAKEVKKAIKSAYRRLLQTSLESEFRLMLKTQADEEAINVFAENLRQLLLSSPLGGKRTLAIDPGYRTGCKVVCLDEKGMLQNTDLIYVHEKNRLDDATHKIRTFVQQYKIQAIAVGDGTAGRETEQFIKQLSLGLPVFLVNEDGASIYSASETAREEFPNEDITIRGAVSIGRRLMDPLAELVKIDPKSIGVGQYQHDVNQTRLKERLDQTVVSCVNTVGVNLNTASKHLLSYVSGIGATIADNIVKQREELGGFTSRKQLMKVPRLGSKAYEQCAGFLRVKDGEEPLDASAVHPESYPIVARMASDLNVDVKTLIGNEDLLKQIEVKNYIDDVNGAHTIKDIINELKKPGLDPRSEAQAFEFANIYSIEDVAVGMVVPGIVTNLTRFGAFVDIGVKQDGLVHVSEIANKYITDPNEVLKLNDKVQVKVLEVDMSRKRIALSIKQTQEAPARNSGKRDERRGNKREEKASASMDDALSLLKKKFGK, encoded by the coding sequence ATGATTGAATTTGCAAAACAGGTAGCCGAGAAGGTAAATATAAGAGAAACTCAGGTTTCTGCAGTGCTACAATTATTGAATGAAGGGGCTACTATCCCTTTTATAGCTAGATATAGAAAGGATACAACAGGAGCACTCGATGAAGTGCAAATACAAGGGATACAAGACGAAGCTAAGTTTCAGAAAGAGTTTTCAGACCGTAAGGCTTTTATAGAAAAGACGATAACAGAACAAGAAAAAATGACAGAGGAGCTGCAAGCAAAAATAGATGCAGCGACTACACTGGCAGAGTTAGAAGACATATATCTCCCGTACAAGCCTAAGCGTAAAACTAAGGCACAAACAGCTAGAGAGAATGGGCTGGAGCCATTGGCAAATATACTTTTGGATCAGGGAGAGATTAACCCTAATAGTGAAGCCGAGGGTTTTATTACAGAACAGGTGAAAGATGTTGAAGAAGCATTGAAAGGTGCTAGAGATATAATTGCTGAAATTGTGAATGAAGATGCTGAGGTGCGTGCCAAAATGCGTCAACTTTTTGAAACAAAAGCTGAAGTAATAAGCTCAGTGTTAAAAGAGAAAGAAGAAGAAGGAGCTAAGTATAAAGACTATTTCGAATTTTCAGAGCCTGTATCTAAGATCCCATCGCATAGAATGCTAGCGGTAATGCGTGGTTTTATGGAAGGGGTGTTGCGAATGTCTATAGCTCCGAATGAAGATGATGCTCTGGAAATAATTGAAAAGCAATATGTAAAAGCAAATAATGACGCAGCAAAGGAGGTGAAGAAAGCTATTAAGAGTGCTTATAGAAGATTGTTGCAAACAAGTTTGGAGAGTGAATTCAGGTTAATGCTAAAAACACAGGCTGATGAAGAAGCTATTAATGTATTTGCAGAAAACTTAAGGCAGTTATTATTGAGTTCGCCACTAGGAGGTAAGCGTACTTTAGCGATAGACCCTGGATATCGCACTGGTTGTAAAGTAGTATGCCTTGATGAGAAGGGAATGCTGCAAAATACAGACTTGATCTACGTGCATGAGAAAAATAGGCTAGATGATGCCACGCATAAAATAAGAACTTTTGTACAGCAATATAAGATCCAGGCAATAGCGGTAGGTGATGGTACTGCAGGTAGAGAAACTGAACAGTTTATAAAACAATTAAGTCTCGGCTTACCTGTTTTTTTAGTGAATGAAGATGGTGCATCTATCTATTCGGCTTCTGAAACGGCGAGAGAAGAGTTTCCTAATGAGGATATTACAATAAGAGGTGCCGTAAGTATAGGACGTAGATTGATGGACCCTCTTGCTGAACTTGTAAAGATAGACCCTAAAAGTATAGGAGTAGGGCAATATCAGCACGATGTTAATCAGACTCGTTTAAAAGAACGCCTAGATCAAACTGTGGTAAGCTGTGTAAACACTGTTGGTGTGAACTTAAACACAGCTAGTAAGCATCTTTTAAGTTATGTAAGTGGTATAGGTGCAACAATTGCTGACAATATTGTAAAGCAGCGCGAAGAACTGGGTGGTTTTACCTCAAGAAAGCAATTGATGAAAGTGCCAAGGTTAGGTAGTAAAGCATACGAGCAGTGTGCCGGTTTCCTTAGAGTGAAAGACGGAGAAGAGCCATTAGATGCAAGTGCTGTGCATCCGGAGTCTTATCCAATAGTTGCCCGAATGGCTAGTGATTTAAATGTTGATGTAAAGACTTTAATTGGTAATGAGGATCTACTGAAGCAGATAGAGGTGAAGAACTATATAGATGATGTAAACGGAGCGCATACTATAAAGGATATTATTAATGAATTAAAGAAGCCAGGTCTTGACCCTCGTAGTGAAGCACAAGCTTTTGAATTTGCTAATATCTACAGCATAGAAGATGTAGCTGTAGGTATGGTAGTGCCTGGTATTGTTACAAACTTGACCAGGTTTGGAGCTTTTGTAGATATAGGAGTAAAGCAAGATGGTTTAGTACACGTATCGGAAATTGCCAACAAGTATATCACAGATCCTAATGAAGTGCTGAAGCTAAATGATAAGGTGCAAGTAAAAGTACTTGAGGTAGACATGAGTCGTAAACGTATTGCATTATCTATAAAACAAACACAAGAAGCTCCTGCAAGAAATAGTGGTAAGAGGGATGAACGCAGAGGTAACAAGCGTGAAGAAAAAGCTTCCGCTAGCATGGATGATGCTTTAAGTTTATTGAAAAAGAAATTCGGAAAATAG
- a CDS encoding aminotransferase class V-fold PLP-dependent enzyme has product MQEVKEIQTVDYERVLSDFLKKHPQYSESGFLDELRKKDFSRIEAKDHVYLDFVGGNLYPASLIQDHQDFLLADVYGNPHSENPTSKLATECNEKARAYVKEYFNDKEDEYCVVFTLNASGALKLIGEAYPFTDKSHYALLVDNHNSVNGIREFARCKQSKFTYVPVLEDSLTIDEKKLDTVLNDDKGYDNKLFAYPAQSNFSGVKHDLKWIGEAQERGWDVLLDAAAYAPSNELDLSKYKPEFVSISFYKIFGYPTGIGALLIRKSVLHKMKRPWFAGGTIELASVRGDGHFFADNEVGFEDGTINYLNIPAVEMGLKYIKNIGIENIQKRITSLAQWTLDELLPLKHDNGTSLIELYGTSDLSKRGATITFNVKSSDGKVIFYEEIESNANKLGISLRAGCFCNPGLSEIVGQFTPEMLRPVFECEEKTSYKKFVHAKKEEFVVGAIRASFGYVSNFKDAYTLVNYIKSYLNK; this is encoded by the coding sequence ATGCAAGAGGTAAAAGAAATACAAACTGTTGATTATGAGCGTGTATTGAGCGATTTTCTCAAAAAACATCCGCAGTACAGCGAGTCTGGTTTTTTAGATGAATTGAGAAAGAAGGATTTTTCGCGCATTGAAGCTAAAGATCATGTTTACCTAGATTTTGTAGGTGGAAATTTATATCCTGCATCGTTAATACAAGATCATCAAGACTTTTTACTTGCAGATGTATATGGAAATCCTCACTCTGAGAATCCGACTTCTAAATTGGCAACCGAGTGTAATGAAAAAGCCAGGGCTTATGTGAAGGAGTATTTCAATGACAAGGAAGACGAATATTGTGTGGTATTTACCCTTAATGCTAGTGGTGCACTTAAGTTGATAGGGGAGGCATATCCGTTTACTGATAAGAGTCATTATGCCTTGTTAGTAGATAATCATAATTCTGTAAATGGCATTAGAGAGTTTGCCAGATGCAAGCAGTCAAAATTTACTTACGTGCCTGTTTTGGAAGATAGTCTAACTATTGATGAGAAAAAGCTTGACACTGTATTAAACGACGATAAGGGGTATGATAATAAGTTGTTTGCATATCCAGCCCAGTCTAATTTCTCTGGAGTAAAACATGACTTGAAATGGATAGGAGAAGCGCAGGAAAGAGGATGGGATGTATTGCTAGACGCTGCAGCATATGCTCCTAGTAATGAACTAGACCTGTCTAAATATAAACCTGAGTTTGTTAGTATATCATTTTATAAAATATTCGGATATCCAACAGGGATTGGTGCGCTACTTATTAGAAAGTCGGTACTGCACAAAATGAAAAGACCATGGTTTGCGGGAGGTACTATTGAGTTAGCATCTGTTAGAGGTGACGGTCATTTTTTTGCTGATAATGAGGTTGGTTTTGAAGATGGTACTATAAATTACTTGAATATCCCAGCAGTAGAGATGGGACTAAAGTATATTAAGAATATAGGTATTGAGAATATTCAAAAAAGAATTACATCATTAGCTCAATGGACACTAGATGAGCTTTTGCCACTGAAACATGATAATGGCACATCCTTAATAGAATTATATGGAACAAGTGATTTGAGTAAAAGAGGTGCTACTATAACTTTTAATGTCAAGTCGTCTGATGGTAAGGTGATTTTTTATGAAGAAATAGAGAGTAACGCTAATAAGCTAGGGATATCACTAAGAGCCGGTTGTTTTTGTAACCCAGGTTTGAGCGAGATTGTAGGGCAGTTTACTCCAGAAATGCTGCGCCCAGTATTTGAATGTGAGGAAAAAACGAGCTATAAAAAATTCGTACATGCCAAGAAAGAAGAGTTTGTTGTAGGAGCTATTAGAGCATCTTTTGGTTATGTTTCTAATTTTAAAGATGCTTATACTCTGGTAAATTATATCAAGAGCTATCTGAATAAATAA
- the rpsF gene encoding 30S ribosomal protein S6, translating to MATENLQSYELMIIFTPVLAEDEYKAAQQNLADFIKENGGEVTHQNAWGLRSLAYPINKKTTGLYWVIEYSAPADLNAKMEIQMNRDENVMRHMITRLDKYAVAYNEKRRNKLAENA from the coding sequence ATGGCAACAGAAAATCTACAGAGCTATGAGCTTATGATCATCTTCACGCCTGTATTAGCTGAAGATGAGTACAAAGCTGCTCAACAAAACCTTGCTGATTTCATTAAAGAAAACGGTGGAGAGGTAACACACCAAAACGCTTGGGGGCTTCGCTCACTTGCTTATCCAATCAATAAAAAGACTACAGGTTTGTACTGGGTAATTGAATACAGTGCACCAGCAGACCTAAATGCAAAAATGGAGATTCAAATGAACCGTGACGAAAACGTTATGCGTCATATGATCACTCGTTTGGATAAGTATGCAGTTGCTTACAATGAAAAGCGTCGTAACAAATTAGCGGAAAACGCTTAA
- the rpsR gene encoding 30S ribosomal protein S18: protein MARNNEIKFLTSTRVEKRQKKYCRFKKMGIKYIDYKDGEFLKKFLNDQGKMLPRRITGNSLKYQRKVAQAIKKARQMAILPYVTDLLK, encoded by the coding sequence ATGGCAAGAAATAACGAAATAAAATTCCTTACTTCTACCCGTGTTGAGAAGCGTCAAAAGAAATATTGTCGTTTCAAGAAAATGGGTATCAAGTATATTGATTATAAGGATGGCGAATTCCTTAAGAAATTCTTGAATGATCAAGGTAAAATGCTTCCTCGTCGTATTACTGGTAACTCTCTAAAGTATCAGCGTAAGGTAGCACAAGCAATAAAAAAGGCACGCCAAATGGCTATCTTGCCTTATGTAACTGACCTTTTAAAGTAA
- the rplI gene encoding 50S ribosomal protein L9 — MQVILIKDVDNLGGAHELVEVKPGYARNFLIPQKYAIEASQSNLKILGERKKQMEKREAALLAEIAKVRAVLSESPVKIGAKLGTTGKIFGSVTSIQLGRAIREQKGYEIDRRRINILDEIKEAGTFKAQIDFGKDNIVDMEFEVVGE; from the coding sequence ATGCAAGTAATTCTAATAAAAGACGTAGATAATTTGGGCGGCGCCCACGAATTGGTAGAAGTAAAGCCTGGTTATGCTCGCAACTTCTTGATACCACAGAAATATGCTATCGAAGCAAGCCAATCTAATTTAAAGATATTAGGTGAGCGTAAAAAGCAAATGGAAAAGCGTGAAGCGGCTCTATTAGCTGAAATAGCGAAAGTAAGAGCAGTACTATCTGAAAGCCCAGTAAAAATTGGTGCTAAGTTGGGTACTACTGGAAAAATCTTTGGTTCTGTAACTTCTATACAACTTGGTCGCGCTATACGCGAGCAAAAAGGATATGAGATCGATCGTCGCCGTATTAACATACTAGACGAGATCAAAGAAGCTGGTACTTTCAAAGCACAAATCGACTTTGGTAAAGACAACATCGTTGATATGGAGTTTGAAGTTGTAGGAGAATAA
- a CDS encoding TylF/MycF/NovP-related O-methyltransferase has product MFLRKLNSFLKGFLLFSRIGLLLKPFSHFFKFSSNFANLASWIQKHHKTIPFTDFYKVNKVYTDRNKLYAYVSEKFNLKEEKIEYYEFGVAGGTSFKWWLNENNNDQSKFWGFDTFEGLPEDWHFYKKGDMSFNTPDLNDPRGGFIKGLFQDTFFSFIKKNQPSTTTKKVIHLDADLYSSTLFILTSFAPYLRDGDILLFDEFNVPNHEFAAWDTFTKSFYLDYEVLGGVNNYYQIAVRIKNYNTNL; this is encoded by the coding sequence ATGTTTTTACGTAAACTCAACTCCTTTTTAAAAGGATTTTTACTTTTTTCGAGAATAGGGCTACTATTAAAACCCTTCAGTCATTTTTTTAAGTTCTCCAGCAACTTTGCAAACCTAGCTTCATGGATACAAAAACACCATAAAACCATCCCTTTTACTGACTTCTATAAGGTTAATAAAGTTTATACCGATAGAAATAAGCTTTATGCTTATGTGTCTGAAAAGTTCAATCTCAAAGAAGAAAAAATTGAATATTACGAGTTTGGCGTTGCAGGAGGCACCTCTTTCAAATGGTGGCTAAATGAAAATAATAATGATCAGTCTAAGTTTTGGGGGTTCGATACATTTGAGGGGCTACCTGAAGATTGGCATTTTTATAAAAAAGGAGATATGAGCTTCAATACTCCTGACTTAAACGACCCTAGAGGAGGTTTTATTAAAGGGCTTTTCCAAGACACCTTTTTTAGCTTTATTAAAAAAAATCAACCTAGTACCACAACTAAGAAGGTAATACATTTGGACGCTGATCTATACAGCTCTACTTTATTCATCCTCACCAGTTTTGCACCTTATTTAAGAGATGGTGACATCTTACTTTTCGACGAATTCAACGTACCCAATCACGAATTTGCTGCTTGGGACACTTTTACCAAAAGCTTTTATTTAGACTACGAAGTACTTGGTGGTGTCAATAATTATTATCAAATAGCTGTTAGAATAAAGAATTATAACACAAATTTATAG
- a CDS encoding aspartate 1-decarboxylase: MMKSKLHRVTVTEANLNYIGSITIDENLMDAANLIENEKVQVLDVENGERLETYVIKGKRGSGMICMNGPASRKVSVGDTVIIVSYASMDLEEAKTFQPTVIFPNKDNTL; the protein is encoded by the coding sequence ATGATGAAATCGAAGCTGCACCGTGTAACGGTGACAGAAGCCAACCTTAACTATATAGGCAGCATTACAATTGATGAAAACCTAATGGATGCTGCTAATCTTATAGAAAATGAAAAGGTGCAAGTGCTTGATGTAGAAAATGGCGAACGACTTGAAACTTATGTAATCAAAGGGAAACGAGGTTCTGGCATGATATGTATGAATGGCCCTGCTTCGAGAAAAGTATCCGTTGGCGATACGGTCATCATTGTTTCTTACGCGAGTATGGATCTAGAAGAAGCAAAAACTTTCCAACCAACAGTAATATTCCCTAATAAAGACAATACACTATAA
- a CDS encoding lysylphosphatidylglycerol synthase transmembrane domain-containing protein → MSKKTLLKIIQYIVFLGLGVGIIYYMSSQLSDEEKTEMVNAIKGVRIGWLVPIFIAGFLSHLFRALRWKLLMEPLNIRPTTLNTTAAVLIGYIANLFIPRAGEVAKCTVLARYENVPADKMIGTIVAERAFDVLSLVTVTTIAFLLQADIIGSYATNLLSAISAKSNTIFIAIGALILLIIVLVVLYRRMGDTKIGQFIKGLGDGVKSIFKLKKRGLFLLYTVLLWFTYWIQVVFGFWSMPALEHLSGLTALITLIFGSIGMIATQGGIGAYTYLVADILNTYGIDKAYGQAFGWVSWAVQTGIILILGLASILFIMNRKRRNAQVKADN, encoded by the coding sequence ATGAGTAAAAAAACGCTCTTAAAGATCATCCAATACATTGTCTTTCTTGGGCTAGGCGTGGGCATTATCTACTACATGTCTTCTCAACTATCTGATGAGGAGAAAACAGAGATGGTCAATGCAATAAAGGGCGTACGTATTGGCTGGCTAGTCCCTATATTTATTGCAGGTTTTCTTTCTCATTTATTTAGGGCACTACGATGGAAATTATTGATGGAACCTTTAAATATAAGGCCAACTACACTAAACACTACTGCTGCTGTACTAATTGGTTATATAGCAAACCTGTTTATTCCTAGAGCTGGAGAGGTAGCAAAATGTACTGTTCTTGCTAGATATGAGAATGTACCTGCAGACAAAATGATAGGCACAATTGTAGCAGAAAGGGCTTTTGATGTTTTATCTCTTGTTACTGTTACAACTATTGCTTTCTTATTGCAAGCAGATATTATTGGCAGCTATGCTACCAATCTTCTTTCTGCCATATCGGCAAAAAGTAACACCATATTTATTGCTATCGGAGCTTTAATACTACTTATAATAGTATTGGTGGTTTTGTATAGACGTATGGGAGATACCAAAATAGGGCAATTCATCAAAGGATTGGGCGATGGTGTAAAATCTATCTTTAAACTAAAAAAGCGTGGACTATTTCTGCTATATACAGTCCTGCTATGGTTTACTTATTGGATACAAGTTGTATTTGGCTTCTGGAGCATGCCTGCATTAGAACATCTTTCGGGGCTCACAGCTCTTATTACACTCATTTTTGGCAGCATTGGCATGATTGCTACCCAAGGAGGAATAGGCGCTTATACTTACCTTGTTGCAGATATACTTAATACCTATGGTATAGATAAAGCATATGGTCAGGCATTTGGCTGGGTATCATGGGCAGTACAAACAGGAATTATCCTTATATTAGGTCTAGCTTCTATATTATTCATCATGAATAGAAAAAGACGCAATGCACAAGTTAAAGCAGATAACTAG
- the rfaE2 gene encoding D-glycero-beta-D-manno-heptose 1-phosphate adenylyltransferase has translation MHKLKQITSKILDNTLLQEHCKEWHKSGKKIVFTNGCFDILHHGHIDLLAKAADFGDVLIVGLNSDNSVKRLKGEERPINHEQDRAFQLAALLPVDAVCFFSEDTPEALIKTINPDVLVKGGDYTIDTIVGASHIIENGGRVEIVPFVSGYSTSATIERIKKL, from the coding sequence ATGCACAAGTTAAAGCAGATAACTAGTAAAATACTTGATAATACCCTTTTGCAGGAGCACTGTAAAGAGTGGCACAAATCTGGAAAAAAAATAGTTTTTACTAATGGCTGTTTTGATATTCTGCATCATGGTCATATCGATTTACTAGCCAAAGCTGCTGATTTTGGAGATGTGCTTATTGTTGGTTTAAACAGTGACAATTCTGTAAAAAGGCTGAAGGGAGAAGAAAGACCCATCAATCATGAGCAAGACAGAGCTTTCCAACTTGCAGCTCTTTTACCTGTAGATGCCGTTTGTTTTTTCTCTGAAGATACTCCGGAAGCTCTTATCAAAACTATTAATCCCGACGTTTTGGTTAAAGGAGGCGACTATACCATTGACACTATTGTTGGTGCCAGTCATATTATTGAAAATGGAGGACGAGTAGAAATAGTTCCTTTTGTATCCGGCTACTCCACTAGCGCTACAATTGAGCGTATTAAGAAATTGTAA